The Pseudanabaena galeata CCNP1313 genome includes a region encoding these proteins:
- a CDS encoding C39 family peptidase: MPKAIAEADTFLKKKLLGSTDLADSEKIFIKKGRTFFVTEYSPDRNQHLFLTLASPFPALDGKSQLQKVYAYDPHVKIEGEDVNQLIKLPVKYCSQLDNDQAIFGPGWRQCNTTSNAMLADFVLNGALTTMAKAQGFPEPESVYMRLVGKFGDTTDHDAQTWALRELGINSYFSYSLSAKDVLLSLKANIPVVVGFAYKGSGHICVIVGHDPVKKVWLVHDPYGTRHGASDSYDVGVGGAYDPYSYTVMQQIFWDGGGEAGWGRIVTSVKGKPTGLPTGL; this comes from the coding sequence ATGCCCAAAGCGATCGCCGAAGCGGATACTTTTCTCAAAAAGAAACTGCTTGGCTCAACCGATTTAGCCGATTCCGAGAAAATCTTTATCAAAAAAGGGAGAACATTTTTTGTTACTGAATATAGTCCCGATCGCAATCAACATCTTTTCCTAACTCTAGCCTCACCCTTTCCAGCACTGGATGGCAAATCCCAACTCCAAAAGGTCTATGCCTACGATCCTCATGTCAAAATTGAAGGGGAGGATGTCAATCAACTCATCAAGTTACCAGTTAAATATTGTTCTCAACTAGACAACGATCAGGCGATTTTTGGACCTGGTTGGCGGCAGTGCAACACTACTAGTAATGCGATGCTAGCCGACTTTGTGCTAAATGGAGCCTTAACAACGATGGCGAAAGCACAGGGATTTCCAGAACCAGAGTCAGTCTATATGCGACTGGTGGGTAAGTTTGGCGATACCACAGACCATGATGCTCAAACATGGGCTTTGAGAGAACTTGGTATTAACTCTTACTTTAGCTATTCTCTTTCAGCAAAAGATGTGTTGCTTTCACTAAAAGCAAATATTCCTGTAGTTGTGGGATTTGCATACAAAGGAAGCGGTCATATTTGCGTAATCGTGGGGCATGATCCTGTTAAAAAAGTCTGGCTTGTTCACGATCCTTATGGGACGCGTCATGGTGCTAGTGATAGTTATGACGTTGGTGTTGGCGGTGCTTATGATCCCTATAGCTATACTGTCATGCAGCAAATTTTTTGGGATGGTGGTGGTGAAGCGGGCTGGGGCAGGATTGTCACCAGTGTTAAGGGTAAACCCACAGGTTTACCTACAGGACTGTAA